The following proteins are co-located in the Candidatus Bathyarchaeota archaeon genome:
- a CDS encoding 30S ribosomal protein S30e, giving the protein MPTHGSLSKAGKVRSQTPKMQSTPKKSAIPRRRARRNYEKRIILQRKAGQNWGRRRY; this is encoded by the coding sequence ATGCCAACTCACGGATCACTTTCAAAAGCGGGTAAAGTACGTAGCCAAACGCCTAAAATGCAATCCACACCAAAGAAGAGCGCAATTCCTAGAAGACGGGCAAGACGAAACTATGAAAAGCGCATAATTCTACAGCGAAAAGCTGGCCAGAACTGGGGAAGAAGGCGTTACTAA
- the endA gene encoding tRNA-intron lyase, with translation MTVEFIENFLVVWDSAQSSKLYKMGYYGKPLGIPKPKVAEFNVPLVLDLMEGLYLTENKIIDVREGSKNRKVGLEKLKRRARKLYEEFDLKYAVYRDLRDNGFIVTPGIKYGCDFAVYKHGPGIEHAPYMVSVKKSEEDVTATEIVKVGRLATTVRKRFIVAIPDFGTKEIQYLIFKWFKA, from the coding sequence ATTACAGTCGAATTTATTGAAAATTTTCTAGTCGTGTGGGACTCGGCACAGAGTTCAAAGCTATATAAAATGGGATATTACGGTAAGCCTTTAGGAATACCTAAGCCGAAAGTAGCCGAGTTCAACGTTCCTCTAGTTCTAGACCTTATGGAAGGACTATACCTTACTGAAAACAAAATTATAGATGTGCGGGAAGGCTCAAAAAATAGGAAGGTAGGGTTGGAGAAGCTTAAGCGAAGAGCCCGTAAGCTTTACGAGGAATTTGACTTAAAGTATGCGGTTTACCGCGACTTAAGAGATAACGGCTTCATCGTTACTCCAGGCATCAAGTACGGATGCGATTTTGCCGTTTACAAGCATGGACCGGGAATTGAACATGCGCCTTACATGGTGTCGGTGAAAAAAAGCGAAGAGGACGTGACGGCAACTGAAATTGTGAAAGTTGGAAGACTCGCCACAACGGTGCGAAAGAGATTCATCGTTGCAATACCTGACTTTGGGACAAAAGAGATTCAATACTTGATATTCAAGTGGTTCAAGGCTTAG
- a CDS encoding amidohydrolase, translating to MNPKQLKAQAIAIKHGKFEAVGTNKQIFSYVGKSTKKIDLKGKTVVPGFIDTHVHGVSLGRVMSQINVRNAESIKEIQQKVKQKAKETPKGGWIIGRGWDQDKLAERRYPSRFDLDKAAPNHPVFLLRVCGHLGVANSKAIKLAGVTRKTKPPKSGRIDRDPKTGELNGILRENALNFIYEILPKSTEEGLADKCLLACQRMVGEGITTAHWIINSANEMRVLQKLSNRNMLPLRIYLLIPVGYLDNLAELGLSTGFGSDKIKIGSVKILADGSLGARTAALRQPYEDATKTEGMLLYSQKQLEKFVEKAHKANLQLAIHTIGDRTVEIVLKIFKKVLRKTPKENHRHRLEHVSVLNPKLIKKMKELSVIASVQPHFVVSDFWITDRLGETRARWTYAFKSLLKEGVITMGGSDAPVEPVSPILGIYAAVARKKFPQERLTVDEALCLYTINAAYGSFEEDVKGAIEKGKLADLVVLSEDPHKITPEQIRNVKVEMTIVSGNIVYTRKQ from the coding sequence ATGAATCCTAAGCAGTTGAAAGCACAAGCAATAGCAATAAAGCATGGCAAATTTGAGGCAGTTGGTACTAACAAGCAAATTTTTTCATATGTAGGCAAAAGCACCAAAAAAATTGACCTTAAAGGCAAGACGGTTGTTCCCGGCTTTATTGACACCCATGTACACGGTGTATCGCTGGGGCGGGTAATGTCTCAAATCAACGTGCGCAACGCAGAATCGATAAAAGAAATTCAGCAAAAAGTCAAGCAAAAGGCAAAGGAAACCCCAAAAGGTGGGTGGATAATCGGCAGAGGGTGGGACCAAGACAAACTTGCAGAACGTCGATATCCTTCACGCTTCGACCTTGACAAAGCAGCACCTAATCATCCAGTTTTTTTACTACGAGTATGCGGACATCTTGGCGTGGCTAACTCAAAAGCTATTAAACTTGCTGGAGTCACAAGAAAGACCAAGCCTCCCAAGAGTGGACGTATAGACCGAGACCCGAAGACTGGCGAGTTGAATGGTATTCTACGAGAAAACGCTCTTAATTTCATTTATGAGATCTTGCCAAAATCCACTGAAGAAGGCCTTGCAGACAAATGTTTATTGGCTTGTCAAAGAATGGTTGGGGAAGGCATAACCACTGCTCATTGGATAATCAACTCAGCAAACGAGATGCGTGTGCTTCAAAAATTGAGCAATCGCAATATGCTGCCACTGCGTATCTACTTGTTAATACCTGTGGGGTATCTTGATAACCTTGCCGAGTTAGGTTTATCAACAGGATTTGGCAGTGACAAGATTAAGATTGGCAGTGTCAAAATATTGGCAGATGGCTCTCTGGGGGCAAGAACCGCAGCATTAAGACAACCTTATGAGGATGCGACGAAAACTGAAGGAATGCTGCTTTACTCGCAAAAACAACTAGAGAAATTCGTAGAAAAAGCGCACAAAGCAAATCTGCAGTTAGCCATCCACACAATAGGTGACAGAACAGTTGAAATAGTGTTGAAAATCTTTAAGAAAGTGCTTAGAAAGACACCGAAAGAGAATCATCGTCACCGATTGGAGCATGTTTCTGTTCTTAATCCAAAATTAATAAAGAAAATGAAAGAACTCAGCGTTATAGCATCTGTGCAACCTCATTTTGTAGTTTCTGACTTTTGGATAACAGATCGCTTAGGGGAAACCAGAGCTAGATGGACTTATGCGTTCAAAAGTCTCCTAAAAGAAGGTGTAATTACAATGGGAGGTTCTGACGCTCCAGTAGAACCTGTAAGCCCAATTTTAGGAATTTATGCTGCAGTTGCAAGAAAAAAGTTTCCACAAGAACGATTAACTGTCGACGAAGCTTTATGTCTATATACTATTAATGCTGCCTATGGCTCCTTCGAAGAAGACGTTAAGGGGGCCATAGAGAAAGGCAAACTTGCCGACTTGGTGGTACTTTCAGAGGATCCTCACAAGATTACACCTGAACAAATTAGAAATGTAAAGGTGGAGATGACAATCGTCAGTGGCAACATCGTGTACACCAGAAAGCAGTAA